In Methanobacterium paludis, the following proteins share a genomic window:
- a CDS encoding DHA2 family efflux MFS transporter permease subunit, whose amino-acid sequence MEGLKQKKLNLEDNLYKNRRIILFIVFIGIFMSSLDAYMVSIALPNITTSLNVNITQSQWVITGYLLVMTGLFIPLGKASEYTGKTKMFIAGFSLFTVSSLACGIATNLDQLTIFRLIQAAGASMVLGVGGAIIFLVALPEERGRVMGYLGAVTSIAALLGPVIGGLITELLGWHYMFLINVPIGILLFIFALKYLKIPEVTSERFEMDWIGALSLIVFVTSFLMFCSELQSGIKITSQLAIYGVLGLLSLLAFILKESKYEKPLLDLSIFKNKLFTLAILSMMLFNMAIAVANFLGPFYFQGVMGYNPSQVGLLFLMVPLIMVVASPLGGWIYDKHHQKYAAASGVILAAFAFFLMAYAFSKMNIILIMLSFALWGVGRGLYNGPNGTETMSALPPQRTATASTVMFTTGSLAMAIGISLATVALTLQLSMAGYNGAVLAAGHALLSSSISAIILVAGFVCVVSSIVAVLRNI is encoded by the coding sequence ATGGAAGGATTAAAACAGAAAAAACTAAATTTAGAGGATAATCTCTATAAAAATCGGCGCATAATTCTATTTATAGTTTTTATAGGCATATTCATGTCGAGTTTGGATGCTTACATGGTAAGCATAGCTCTCCCTAACATCACAACATCACTCAACGTTAACATCACTCAATCCCAATGGGTGATAACCGGATACCTCCTTGTAATGACCGGCTTATTCATACCCCTTGGAAAGGCCTCGGAATACACTGGAAAGACAAAAATGTTCATTGCAGGATTTTCCCTTTTTACCGTAAGCTCCCTTGCATGTGGAATTGCGACGAATCTTGACCAACTGACAATATTCCGTCTTATCCAAGCTGCAGGGGCTTCAATGGTGCTTGGAGTTGGGGGTGCGATTATATTTCTGGTAGCATTGCCTGAAGAACGGGGAAGGGTAATGGGATACTTGGGGGCAGTTACATCTATAGCTGCACTTTTAGGTCCAGTAATTGGGGGTTTGATTACAGAATTATTGGGATGGCATTATATGTTCTTAATAAATGTTCCAATTGGTATTCTGCTCTTTATATTTGCTTTAAAATACCTTAAAATTCCTGAAGTAACTTCTGAAAGATTTGAAATGGACTGGATAGGAGCTTTAAGTTTAATAGTTTTTGTAACCTCCTTTTTGATGTTCTGCAGCGAACTTCAAAGTGGAATTAAGATAACTTCTCAATTAGCGATCTATGGTGTTCTGGGTTTACTTTCACTTTTGGCATTCATATTAAAGGAATCAAAATATGAAAAACCATTGTTGGATCTATCCATATTCAAAAATAAACTGTTCACACTTGCAATCCTGAGCATGATGCTATTCAACATGGCCATAGCTGTTGCAAATTTCCTTGGACCATTCTACTTCCAGGGAGTTATGGGTTACAACCCCTCACAAGTAGGTCTATTGTTTTTGATGGTACCGTTAATTATGGTGGTTGCATCTCCACTTGGAGGATGGATCTATGATAAACACCACCAAAAATACGCAGCTGCATCTGGAGTGATTTTAGCAGCATTTGCATTCTTTTTAATGGCTTATGCATTCTCAAAAATGAACATAATTCTTATTATGCTGTCATTTGCTTTGTGGGGTGTTGGAAGAGGATTGTACAATGGACCTAACGGTACCGAGACAATGAGTGCTCTTCCCCCTCAAAGGACTGCAACCGCATCAACTGTAATGTTCACAACAGGAAGCCTTGCAATGGCCATTGGAATTTCACTTGCAACTGTGGCTTTAACCCTGCAACTGAGTATGGCCGGTTACAATGGAGCTGTACTTGCAGCAGGACATGCACTGCTTTCAAGCTCAATCAGTGCCATTATACTGGTTGCAGGTTTTGTGTGTGTGGTATCATCCATTGTGGCGGTATTAAGAAACATTTGA
- the mcrD gene encoding methyl-coenzyme M reductase operon protein D, which produces MDIEIFPHRYLSADTTEKLLRDLEEIEGVKRMVLQGQRLPPAESGHPDRRIITIKGEEIDLQVKTGRVLMEIESEEIISSIKHVCKDNLPFGFNIHVGTFIRKQKTVTDKLKYGENLDELPENMIGLTDQNALLKERATIIKRKN; this is translated from the coding sequence ATGGACATTGAAATTTTTCCCCACAGATATTTGAGTGCGGACACAACTGAGAAGTTATTGAGGGATCTTGAGGAAATTGAAGGTGTAAAAAGAATGGTTTTACAGGGACAGAGACTTCCTCCCGCAGAAAGTGGACATCCAGATCGTAGAATCATAACAATCAAAGGTGAAGAAATTGATTTGCAAGTTAAAACAGGCAGGGTTTTAATGGAAATTGAAAGTGAAGAGATTATAAGTAGCATAAAACATGTATGTAAGGATAATTTGCCATTTGGTTTCAATATCCATGTTGGAACTTTCATAAGGAAACAAAAAACGGTTACAGATAAGTTGAAGTACGGAGAAAATCTAGATGAACTGCCAGAGAACATGATTGGTTTAACTGACCAGAATGCACTGCTCAAAGAACGAGCAACCATAATTAAGAGAAAAAATTAA
- a CDS encoding TetR/AcrR family transcriptional regulator encodes MAGEFMSSVSRREREREQRRNDITVAAEKLFFSKGYDGVSMNDIAKEAELSKATLYLYFDNKEALFFSIVLRGTIILNEIIKQEISKFEKGIEKLGALLDAYFEFAQNYPDYLKIYNYFQSGKFDLKNILTNDYMKKIISQSNGVVNIPFDFSNSDISYSNEVMKLQNEMFLTVYESVEIGMADGTICSDVDPTEIAVLVILITENILNMRPDLKNALEKQSIHQKKFVVDTIDLLNQMLGNIKKSQ; translated from the coding sequence GTGGCAGGTGAATTTATGTCAAGTGTGAGCCGGAGGGAAAGAGAAAGGGAACAGAGGCGAAATGATATCACTGTCGCAGCTGAGAAACTATTCTTTTCCAAGGGTTATGATGGTGTTTCCATGAATGATATTGCCAAAGAAGCAGAGCTTAGTAAAGCAACTCTTTATCTTTACTTTGATAATAAAGAAGCACTGTTTTTTTCCATTGTCCTGCGTGGAACCATAATTTTAAATGAAATTATTAAACAGGAAATTAGTAAATTTGAAAAGGGTATTGAAAAACTTGGTGCATTATTAGATGCATACTTTGAGTTTGCTCAAAATTATCCTGACTATCTTAAGATCTACAACTATTTCCAGTCCGGAAAATTTGATTTAAAAAATATATTAACAAATGACTATATGAAAAAAATTATTAGCCAATCAAATGGAGTTGTTAATATTCCCTTTGATTTTTCCAATTCAGATATTTCATATTCAAATGAGGTTATGAAACTACAAAATGAAATGTTTTTAACGGTCTATGAATCGGTAGAAATAGGAATGGCTGATGGAACAATATGTTCTGATGTTGATCCAACAGAAATTGCAGTTTTAGTAATCTTGATCACTGAGAATATTCTTAATATGCGCCCAGATCTTAAAAATGCACTTGAGAAACAAAGTATTCATCAAAAGAAATTTGTAGTTGATACAATTGATTTGTTGAATCAAATGCTGGGAAATATCAAAAAATCTCAATGA
- a CDS encoding Ig-like domain-containing protein, which produces MAMFLLCGVALLNLSDAAASNVNSTNSSAPHVTAVDPSNNAVNVQVNKVINVTFNESIKKGSNWIELQNSNGTLVPISTSISGNVLTITPNNNLTNGIKYTVLIHTGSVTDLAGNNVAGYVTRFTTDGTAPTVKSSDPSNKAVDVLLNKVIKVTFSEAIKTGSNWIELQDSNGTIVPIKTSISGNVLTVTPLSNLSEETNYVLLIHTGSVTDLAGNNAGGYVTRFRTDTPFNQAAFNQIMRTASKFGYCSGISTASGIAKCCRGDCWAMSAYLFQRLSAANITCRIEQYSTSSSSRHRSVQYLLNGSWVNVPYATWGFNWNFRNTANIKYGCTIAQS; this is translated from the coding sequence ATGGCAATGTTTCTCTTGTGTGGGGTGGCATTACTTAATTTAAGTGATGCAGCAGCCTCAAATGTAAATTCCACCAATTCTAGTGCTCCTCATGTGACAGCAGTAGATCCATCCAACAACGCAGTGAATGTTCAAGTGAACAAGGTGATCAACGTCACCTTCAATGAATCAATAAAAAAAGGCAGTAATTGGATAGAACTTCAAAACAGTAACGGAACACTGGTACCTATCAGTACTTCTATCAGCGGTAACGTGTTAACTATAACACCAAACAACAATTTAACTAACGGAATTAAATACACAGTACTTATACACACAGGCAGTGTAACGGATTTAGCTGGTAACAATGTAGCTGGTTATGTAACCCGTTTCACAACTGACGGTACTGCACCCACTGTAAAAAGTTCAGATCCATCCAACAAAGCTGTTGATGTTCTTCTAAACAAGGTGATTAAGGTCACCTTCAGCGAGGCAATAAAAACAGGCAGTAATTGGATAGAACTCCAAGACAGTAACGGAACAATCGTACCTATCAAAACTTCTATCAGCGGTAACGTGTTAACAGTAACACCACTCAGCAATCTAAGTGAAGAAACTAACTATGTTCTGCTCATACATACAGGCAGTGTAACGGATTTAGCTGGTAACAATGCAGGGGGTTATGTGACCCGGTTCAGAACTGACACTCCTTTTAATCAAGCAGCATTCAATCAGATTATGAGGACAGCTTCAAAATTTGGATATTGCAGTGGAATCAGTACAGCTTCAGGTATTGCAAAATGTTGTCGCGGTGACTGTTGGGCTATGAGTGCTTATTTGTTCCAGCGTTTATCTGCAGCAAATATTACCTGTAGGATAGAACAGTACTCTACATCCTCTTCATCGAGACACAGATCTGTCCAATATTTGTTGAATGGTTCATGGGTAAATGTTCCATATGCAACATGGGGATTTAATTGGAATTTCAGAAACACAGCCAACATTAAATATGGATGTACTATAGCTCAATCTTAA
- a CDS encoding metallophosphoesterase, with translation MFKKIVIIIAFLFAIALAYSYFIEPYMIETKEITIQSDQIPAEFNGKTIVFITDIHCSQFFSAERVGSLVNQVNALNPDMVLLGGDYVTDDTAYIQPCFSQLSKLKAPLGVYGVLGNNDPYNATIAAMENAGITYIGNKGLWIEENGQRIRLGGVGDLDTDIPYQGPTIGAVNSSDFVIMVSHKPDYFPLLNKKLVDLMFAGHTHGGQVTFFGLWAPFTGSKYGQKYLTGVKESGNSTMIVSNGIGTVKVPLRFFARPQIIVVKLERTS, from the coding sequence ATGTTTAAAAAGATAGTCATTATCATAGCATTCTTATTTGCAATTGCGCTTGCCTACAGTTATTTTATTGAACCATACATGATTGAAACCAAGGAAATTACGATTCAGTCGGATCAGATTCCTGCGGAGTTCAACGGTAAAACAATAGTATTTATAACTGACATTCACTGCAGCCAGTTTTTCAGTGCCGAAAGAGTTGGAAGTCTTGTAAATCAGGTGAATGCATTGAATCCTGACATGGTTCTGCTTGGAGGGGACTATGTGACCGATGATACGGCATACATTCAACCATGTTTCTCTCAGCTTTCTAAACTCAAGGCCCCCCTTGGAGTTTACGGCGTTCTTGGAAACAACGACCCGTACAATGCAACTATAGCTGCAATGGAAAATGCAGGGATCACTTACATAGGTAACAAAGGGCTTTGGATTGAAGAGAACGGTCAAAGAATTCGTTTAGGTGGTGTTGGAGATCTTGACACGGATATTCCGTACCAGGGACCTACCATAGGTGCTGTAAATTCAAGTGATTTTGTTATAATGGTTTCACACAAACCTGACTATTTCCCACTTCTAAATAAAAAGCTGGTGGATCTCATGTTTGCAGGCCACACTCACGGAGGACAGGTCACATTTTTCGGACTTTGGGCACCATTTACAGGTTCAAAGTATGGGCAGAAGTATCTCACAGGGGTAAAAGAATCAGGTAACAGTACAATGATAGTAAGTAACGGAATAGGAACTGTAAAGGTGCCTTTAAGGTTTTTTGCAAGGCCTCAGATCATTGTGGTGAAGTTAGAAAGAACGAGTTAG
- a CDS encoding tetratricopeptide repeat protein, which produces MGLLGPDRNSFYKKGLEKIQKGDFVGAIKHFDSTLAFDPEFAAAWCDKGVAFNNMGDNMEALKCYEKAIELDPSFLRAWYNKSVILYINDDFEGALKCTDKMLEMPLNESDQVNILNNKGMILNKLGRYREALDYYDKALEINPLEKVILENKKELEEKIGKK; this is translated from the coding sequence ATGGGTTTACTGGGACCAGATAGAAATTCATTTTATAAAAAAGGGTTAGAAAAAATTCAAAAGGGAGATTTTGTAGGTGCTATTAAACATTTTGATAGCACTTTAGCTTTCGATCCAGAATTTGCTGCTGCATGGTGCGATAAAGGGGTGGCATTCAATAACATGGGAGATAACATGGAAGCCTTGAAATGTTATGAAAAAGCAATAGAGTTAGATCCTAGCTTCCTTAGAGCATGGTACAATAAATCTGTCATTCTTTACATTAATGATGACTTTGAAGGTGCCTTAAAATGCACAGATAAAATGTTAGAAATGCCCTTAAATGAATCAGACCAAGTTAACATATTAAATAATAAAGGCATGATTCTCAATAAACTTGGAAGATATCGTGAAGCCCTTGACTATTATGATAAGGCTTTAGAAATTAATCCCCTTGAAAAGGTTATACTGGAGAATAAGAAAGAATTAGAAGAAAAAATTGGGAAAAAATAG
- a CDS encoding universal stress protein: MYRKILLPTDGSENAKRAGKHAIWIADVSKADIVVLNVVEPYYPRMPTMPNFRENLYNELREEGRRAVEKFKKDLEDNQCKGVCENINLTTEIKEGKPYLEILRTIDEEGIDLVVMGASGRHGLDRFMLGSVTERVVRESKSPVLVVP; the protein is encoded by the coding sequence ATGTACAGGAAAATACTTTTACCCACCGATGGATCAGAAAATGCAAAACGGGCTGGAAAACATGCTATATGGATTGCAGATGTCAGTAAAGCAGATATTGTTGTTTTAAATGTGGTGGAACCATATTATCCGAGGATGCCGACTATGCCCAATTTCAGGGAAAACCTTTACAATGAATTAAGGGAAGAAGGCCGTAGAGCTGTTGAAAAATTTAAAAAAGATTTAGAAGATAATCAATGTAAAGGAGTATGTGAAAATATCAATCTAACCACTGAAATCAAGGAAGGAAAACCATATCTTGAGATACTTAGGACCATTGATGAAGAGGGTATTGATCTGGTGGTTATGGGAGCATCTGGAAGGCACGGTCTGGACAGATTCATGCTGGGAAGCGTTACAGAAAGAGTGGTAAGAGAATCTAAATCTCCTGTTTTGGTTGTACCATAA
- a CDS encoding methyltransferase has protein sequence MLAISTIFLIIFIVLVLSATWVLWTFIVGAGWQPASKEVVKKMLDIADVSSEDIVYDLGSGDGRIVQTAAKMYHARAVGIEIDPLRVLWSMMAVSVFSLRKHVKIVWGNFFHQNLSPATVVTLFLWRGTNQRLKQKLLKEVKPGTRIVSYYWTLGGWKPVKVDEKSQIYLYIIGQSNRH, from the coding sequence GTGCTAGCCATATCCACAATTTTCTTAATTATATTCATAGTACTTGTTTTATCGGCAACATGGGTACTATGGACATTTATTGTAGGCGCAGGTTGGCAGCCTGCTTCTAAAGAAGTCGTGAAGAAGATGCTGGATATTGCTGATGTCAGTTCAGAAGATATTGTCTATGATCTAGGGTCTGGCGATGGCAGGATTGTACAAACGGCAGCCAAAATGTACCATGCAAGAGCTGTGGGAATAGAAATAGACCCATTACGTGTGCTCTGGTCCATGATGGCAGTATCAGTATTCAGTCTTCGAAAACATGTGAAAATTGTTTGGGGCAATTTTTTCCACCAGAACCTGAGTCCTGCAACTGTAGTGACCCTGTTTTTATGGCGAGGAACGAATCAACGGTTGAAACAAAAATTATTAAAAGAGGTTAAGCCCGGAACTCGGATTGTTTCGTATTACTGGACATTGGGAGGATGGAAACCAGTTAAAGTAGATGAAAAATCACAGATTTATTTGTACATAATTGGGCAAAGCAATCGACACTAA